The proteins below are encoded in one region of Gopherus flavomarginatus isolate rGopFla2 chromosome 12, rGopFla2.mat.asm, whole genome shotgun sequence:
- the LOC127033269 gene encoding zinc finger protein 420-like isoform X5 produces MLVTFEEVAVYFTQGQGALLDPAQRALYRDVMQQNHETVTSLGFPVAKPDLITQLERGEEPWVPDLQASEESVSPRGTRTGDKTVSENKEENQQEEGPEQERFLRKAEENFSQGLEQGEAWGDRRGSEKQLGDYPRKKLDKSTECGRGCKDPKETTIQQTSHNEEKPYKCLDCGKRFNARSQLMSHNTIHTGEKPYKCLDCGKSFSRKLCLVVHQRLHTGEKPYKCFECGKSFRQWSQLMSHHRIHTGEKFYKCSDCGKSFSRKLCLIIHQRVHTGERPFKCLECGKTFIKRSDLIKHQRIHTSDKPYKCLDCGKSFIDRIKLTSHHRIHTGERPHKCFDCGKSFIQKSRLTVHQRVHTGERPYICCECGKSFIRSSELIKHQITHTGERPFKCRECGKCFNHNSALITHQRTHTGERPYGCLECGKDFIENSALTRHRRIHTGERPYKCQECGKSFSVKSTLNTHQKTHTGERPHKCFDCGKSFIQKSKLSEHQREHTGERPYKCLDCGKTFIKRSDLIKHQSIHTPSDKSYICLDCGKSFTDTIKLTSHQRIHTGESPHKCFDCGKSFIHKSRLIVHQRVHTGEKPFKCHECGKGFSQRATLITHQRTHTGERPYGCLECGKSFIASSALANHSRIHTGERPYKCHECGKTFRYRSNLTKHGRIHIGETQYKCFECGKRFVDRTKLTVHQRIHTGERPHKCLDCGKSFIQKSKLILHQRVHTGERPYKCLECGKSFIEKSQLILHQRVHTGERPFQCCKCGKSFIRSTALITHQRTHTGERPYKCLECGKSFTQSSNLIAHKRTHTGDRPYKCLDCGKTFSQRPHLTKHGRIHTGERPDKCLDCGKSFSKSSALTKHQRMHKNERP; encoded by the coding sequence GTGATAAGACAGTGAGTGAGAACAAGGAGGAGaatcagcaggaggaaggtcctgagcAAGAGAGGTTTTTGAGAAAAGCTGAAGAGAATttttcccagggtttggaacAGGGAGAAGCCTGGGGAGATCGACGCGGATCAGAGAAGCAGCTGGGAGACTATCCCAGAAAGAAACTGGATAAATCCACTGAATGTGGCAGAGGATGTAAGGATCCCAAGGAAACCACAATCCAGCAGACAAGTCACAATGAAGAGAAACCCTACAAATGCCTTGACTGTGGGAAAAGATTTAATGCAAGGTCACAGCTTATGTCACATAAcacaatccacacaggagagaagccctataaatgcttggactgtgggaaaagcttcagtaggAAGCTATGTCTTGTTGTACACCAGAGAttgcacacaggagagaaaccctataaatgctttgagtgtgggaaaagttttaggCAGTGGTCACAGCTTATGTCACATcacagaatccacacaggagagaagttCTATAAATGCtcagactgtgggaaaagcttcagcagGAAGCTATGTCTTATTATACACCAGAGAgtacacacaggagagagaccctttaaatgccttgagtgtgggaaaactttcatTAAGCGCTCAGACCTTAttaagcatcagagaatccacacaagcgacaaaccctataaatgcctcgactgtgggaaaagtttcattgaCAGAATAAAACTTACTAGTCATcacagaatccacacaggagagagaccccataaatgCTTTGACTGTGGCAAAAGCTTCATACAGAAGTCAAGGCTTACTGTACACCAGAGAgtacacacaggagagagaccctatatatgctgtgagtgtgggaaaagttttattCGGAGCTCAGAGCTTATTAAACATCAGAtcacccacacaggagagagaccctttaaatgccgtgagtgtgggaaatgttTTAATCATAACTCAGCACTTATTACACATCAgcgaacccacacaggagagagaccctatggctgccttgagtgtgggaaagATTTTATTGAGAACTCGGCACTTACTAGAcataggagaatccacacaggagaaagaccctataaatgccaggagtgtgggaaaagtttcagtgtGAAATCAACCCTTAATACACATCAgaaaacccacacaggagagagaccccataaatgctttgactgtgggaaaagtttcattcaGAAGTCAAAGCTTAGTGAACACCAGAGAGAACATACAGGAGAGAGACCATATAAATGCCttgactgtgggaaaactttcattAAGCGCTCAGACCTTATTAAGCACCAGAGTATCCACACACCAAGCGACAAATCCTATATATGCctcgactgtgggaaaagtttcactgaTACGATAAAACTTACAagtcatcagagaatccatacagGAGAGAGCCCCCATAAATGCttcgactgtgggaaaagcttcatacACAAGTCCAGGCTTATTGTGCACCAGAGAGTGCACACGGGAGAGAAACCCTttaaatgccatgagtgtgggaaaggtTTTAGTCAGCGTGCAACACTTATTACACATCAGCGAACCCACaccggagagagaccctatggatgccttgagtgtgggaaaagttttatcGCAAGTTCAGCCCTTGCTAACCATAgcagaatccacacgggagaaaGACCTTATAAATGCCacgagtgtgggaaaactttcagaTACCGCTCAAACCTTACTAAACATGGGAGAATCCACATTGGAGAGACGCAGTATAAATGCTTTGAGTGTGGGAAACGTTTTGTTGACAGAACAAAACTtactgttcatcagagaatccacacaggagagagaccccataaatgcttagactgtgggaaaagcttcattcaGAAGTCAAAACTTATTCTGCACCAGAGGgtgcacacaggagagagaccataTAAATGcttggagtgtgggaaaagcttcattgaGAAGTCACAACTTATTCTACACCAGAGAgtgcacacaggagagagaccctttcAATGCTGTAAATGTGGGAAAAGTTTTATTCGGAGCACAGcgcttatcacacatcagagaacccacacgggggagagaccctataaatgccttgAATGTGGCAAAAGTTTTACTCAGAGCTCAAATCTTATTGCACATAAGAGAACCCACACTGGAGACAGACCCTataaatgcttggactgtgggaaaactttcagtcagcGCCCACACCTTACTAAAcatgggagaatccacacaggagagagacctgaTAAATGccttgactgtgggaaaagcttcagtaagAGCTCAGCACTGACCAAACATCAGAGAATGCACAAGAATGAGAGACCCTAG
- the LOC127033269 gene encoding zinc finger protein 850-like isoform X7 → MQENYEMVTSLGFPVPKPDLITRLERGEEPWVPDLQASEESVSLRGTCTGDKTVSENKEENQQEEGPEQERFLRKAEENFSQGLEQGEAWGDRRGSEKQLGDYPRKKLDKSTECGRGCKDPKETTIQQTSHNEEKPYKCLDCGKRFNARSQLMSHNTIHTGEKPYKCLDCGKSFSRKLCLVVHQRLHTGEKPYKCFECGKSFRQWSQLMSHHRIHTGEKFYKCSDCGKSFSRKLCLIIHQRVHTGERPFKCLECGKTFIKRSDLIKHQRIHTSDKPYKCLDCGKSFIDRIKLTSHHRIHTGERPHKCFDCGKSFIQKSRLTVHQRVHTGERPYICCECGKSFIRSSELIKHQITHTGERPFKCRECGKCFNHNSALITHQRTHTGERPYGCLECGKDFIENSALTRHRRIHTGERPYKCQECGKSFSVKSTLNTHQKTHTGERPHKCFDCGKSFIQKSKLSEHQREHTGERPYKCLDCGKTFIKRSDLIKHQSIHTPSDKSYICLDCGKSFTDTIKLTSHQRIHTGESPHKCFDCGKSFIHKSRLIVHQRVHTGEKPFKCHECGKGFSQRATLITHQRTHTGERPYGCLECGKSFIASSALANHSRIHTGERPYKCHECGKTFRYRSNLTKHGRIHIGETQYKCFECGKRFVDRTKLTVHQRIHTGERPHKCLDCGKSFIQKSKLILHQRVHTGERPYKCLECGKSFIEKSQLILHQRVHTGERPFQCCKCGKSFIRSTALITHQRTHTGERPYKCLECGKSFTQSSNLIAHKRTHTGDRPYKCLDCGKTFSQRPHLTKHGRIHTGERPDKCLDCGKSFSKSSALTKHQRMHKNERP, encoded by the exons GTTTCCCTGTTCCCAAACCTGACCTGATCACCcggctggaacgaggggaagagccgtgggtcccgGATCTCCAGGCCTCTGAGGAAAGTGTGAGCCTGAGAGgcacctgcacag GTGATAAGACAGTGAGTGAGAACAAGGAGGAGaatcagcaggaggaaggtcctgagcAAGAGAGGTTTTTGAGAAAAGCTGAAGAGAATttttcccagggtttggaacAGGGAGAAGCCTGGGGAGATCGACGCGGATCAGAGAAGCAGCTGGGAGACTATCCCAGAAAGAAACTGGATAAATCCACTGAATGTGGCAGAGGATGTAAGGATCCCAAGGAAACCACAATCCAGCAGACAAGTCACAATGAAGAGAAACCCTACAAATGCCTTGACTGTGGGAAAAGATTTAATGCAAGGTCACAGCTTATGTCACATAAcacaatccacacaggagagaagccctataaatgcttggactgtgggaaaagcttcagtaggAAGCTATGTCTTGTTGTACACCAGAGAttgcacacaggagagaaaccctataaatgctttgagtgtgggaaaagttttaggCAGTGGTCACAGCTTATGTCACATcacagaatccacacaggagagaagttCTATAAATGCtcagactgtgggaaaagcttcagcagGAAGCTATGTCTTATTATACACCAGAGAgtacacacaggagagagaccctttaaatgccttgagtgtgggaaaactttcatTAAGCGCTCAGACCTTAttaagcatcagagaatccacacaagcgacaaaccctataaatgcctcgactgtgggaaaagtttcattgaCAGAATAAAACTTACTAGTCATcacagaatccacacaggagagagaccccataaatgCTTTGACTGTGGCAAAAGCTTCATACAGAAGTCAAGGCTTACTGTACACCAGAGAgtacacacaggagagagaccctatatatgctgtgagtgtgggaaaagttttattCGGAGCTCAGAGCTTATTAAACATCAGAtcacccacacaggagagagaccctttaaatgccgtgagtgtgggaaatgttTTAATCATAACTCAGCACTTATTACACATCAgcgaacccacacaggagagagaccctatggctgccttgagtgtgggaaagATTTTATTGAGAACTCGGCACTTACTAGAcataggagaatccacacaggagaaagaccctataaatgccaggagtgtgggaaaagtttcagtgtGAAATCAACCCTTAATACACATCAgaaaacccacacaggagagagaccccataaatgctttgactgtgggaaaagtttcattcaGAAGTCAAAGCTTAGTGAACACCAGAGAGAACATACAGGAGAGAGACCATATAAATGCCttgactgtgggaaaactttcattAAGCGCTCAGACCTTATTAAGCACCAGAGTATCCACACACCAAGCGACAAATCCTATATATGCctcgactgtgggaaaagtttcactgaTACGATAAAACTTACAagtcatcagagaatccatacagGAGAGAGCCCCCATAAATGCttcgactgtgggaaaagcttcatacACAAGTCCAGGCTTATTGTGCACCAGAGAGTGCACACGGGAGAGAAACCCTttaaatgccatgagtgtgggaaaggtTTTAGTCAGCGTGCAACACTTATTACACATCAGCGAACCCACaccggagagagaccctatggatgccttgagtgtgggaaaagttttatcGCAAGTTCAGCCCTTGCTAACCATAgcagaatccacacgggagaaaGACCTTATAAATGCCacgagtgtgggaaaactttcagaTACCGCTCAAACCTTACTAAACATGGGAGAATCCACATTGGAGAGACGCAGTATAAATGCTTTGAGTGTGGGAAACGTTTTGTTGACAGAACAAAACTtactgttcatcagagaatccacacaggagagagaccccataaatgcttagactgtgggaaaagcttcattcaGAAGTCAAAACTTATTCTGCACCAGAGGgtgcacacaggagagagaccataTAAATGcttggagtgtgggaaaagcttcattgaGAAGTCACAACTTATTCTACACCAGAGAgtgcacacaggagagagaccctttcAATGCTGTAAATGTGGGAAAAGTTTTATTCGGAGCACAGcgcttatcacacatcagagaacccacacgggggagagaccctataaatgccttgAATGTGGCAAAAGTTTTACTCAGAGCTCAAATCTTATTGCACATAAGAGAACCCACACTGGAGACAGACCCTataaatgcttggactgtgggaaaactttcagtcagcGCCCACACCTTACTAAAcatgggagaatccacacaggagagagacctgaTAAATGccttgactgtgggaaaagcttcagtaagAGCTCAGCACTGACCAAACATCAGAGAATGCACAAGAATGAGAGACCCTAG